From Motacilla alba alba isolate MOTALB_02 chromosome 9, Motacilla_alba_V1.0_pri, whole genome shotgun sequence, a single genomic window includes:
- the PASK gene encoding PAS domain-containing serine/threonine-protein kinase isoform X2: MAYSPSEGALLSSSAGLVLTQLNDSDMLSRSFPWGSKSRRSGLSALCQLGASLPGEKWSSYCLSSLTARNICTSKTGNSWAQWDSASLSASFGSSCSFLHPPAGEESSQHLPAAARHPNQAIFTVDASTTEILVANDQACKLLGCSSQELIGQKLSHLISKSGQEAWEAVGEECLETSQCSTVASGAVVDVIGHLNEKIPVSVWLRQIRNKDTQCCVVVLEPVERLSARVSFTAEGNITSCDLLYAHLHGYPTSEAVIGLHIKDLIPSVQIPPLGKKIPKSLRIQRAAGRCREGTMFPLSLKLEVSHLEEEHAVQKDEIPQAEGSLPGYQYSATVVVFSTISGLITVRSDGIICGIMDSFALMLFGYEKKDLLGKNITFLIPGFYNNMERGSGCSLPSPPLDDPTGTEESSFLAASSAHLLSRDEEQKLEQQHEDDKLIHDENKQKNGTSFFSPLSPPEAASTPSNRLEFSLSAAACDPVQLPSEATWNSPGTPTVDEPWPGTALNCRQDLKSHTVAGQVSKTNSMCDAKHSSLEHIAVENCLLSDPSTFFACERNSGCDVCSGNKPGCSASAPGAATASEDVKESELNCVCSALEVLGLNAAVKGNSDTRLGVTAALARGCCSDAVDSNGLTETNGAFSTHQGKQLLSGAATEADAGWLASRRHLQNSEESSKAFPEKPETLSETVGDKSHRNPLKSKARPEEHCQFLRQQNMEIKVTSTPVKQEGRLNPAAPLTWKILEGSYIGNCRHRDGSQFSILFEVKCAELQDPTVLFCVWVVKDISQSQKEAVAKTQHLLASLANSSQSVSDLSTKSLGEAIRSASLFNNSQRAEDLEGLRACEGEYAKNYNTLNLIGKGSFGFVWSARSKKDQQEVIVKFIWKERVLEDCWVDDPDLGRVTQEIAILQKLQHPNIVKVLDVFENECFFQLVMEKHGSGLDLFAFIDNQPNLDEPLASYIFRQHGRHTVISFWRNQRTLQMKLG, translated from the exons ATGGCTTATAGCCCCTCTGAAGGGGCCCTTCTGTCTTCATCAGCAGGCTTAGTCCTTACTCAGTTGAATGACTCTGATATGCTAAGTAGATCCTTCCCCTGGGGCAGCAAAAGCAGGAGAAGTGGTCTCTCTGCGCTCTGTCAGCTTGGAGCATCGCTGCCTG GGGAGAAGTGGAGCTCTTACTGTTTGTCTTCTCTGACAGCTCGTAACATTTGTACCAGCAAAACTGGTAACTCATGGGCTCAGTGGgattctgcctctctctctgcttcctttggAAGTTCTTGCTCCTTTTTGCACCCCCCAGCTGGGGAGGAATCcagccagcacctcccagctgcCGCACGCCACCCGAACCAAGCCATCTTCACCGTGGATGCCAGCACCACAGAG ATCCTAGTGGCCAATGACCAAGCTTGCAAGTTGCTTGGGTGCAGTAGTCAGGAACTCATTGGTCAAAAGCTGTCCCACTTGATATCCAAATCTGGCCAAGAGGCATGGGAAGCAGTGGGTGAGGAGTGCCTAGAGACTTCTCAATGTTCAACAGTGGCTTCAGGAGCTGTG GTGGATGTTATTGGCCACCTCAATGAGAAGATCCCTGTCTCAGTCTGGCTGAGGCAGATAAGAAACAAGGACACCCAGTGTTGTGTGGTTGTGCTGGAACCAGTGGAGAGACTTTCAGCTCGTGTCTCCTTCACAGCTGAG ggaaacaTTACATCCTGTGATCTCCTTTATGCTCATCTCCATGGCTACCCAACGTCAGAAGCAGTAATTGGACTCCACATAAAGGACCTGATTCCTTCTGTGCAGATCCCTCCTCtaggcaaaaaaatcccaaag AGCCTCAGGATCCAGCGAGCTGCAGGCCGGTGCAGAGAGGGCACCATGTTTCCTCTCAGTTTAAAGCTGGAAGTCAGCCATCTGGAGGAGGAGCACGCAGTGCAGAAAGATGAGATTCCACAGGCAGAAGGCTCTCTCCCAGGCTATCAGTACTCTGCTACAGTTGTGGTTTTCTCCACCATCAGTGGTCTGATCACTGTCCGGTCAGATGGAATCATCTGTGGCATCATGGATAGTTTTGCTTTAATGCTCTTTGGCTATGAGAAGAAAGATCTGTTGGGAAAG AACATTACATTCCTGATCCCTGGTTTCTATAACAACATGGAAAGAGGCAGTGGCTGCTCTTTGCCTTCACCTCCTCTGGATGATCCCACAGGCACAGAAG AAAGCAGCTTCTTGGCTGCATCTTCAGCACACCTTCTGTCAAGAGATGAAGAGCAGAAATTGGAGCAACAACACGAAGATGACAAATTAATACATGATGAGAATAAACAGAAGAATGGGAccagtttcttttctcctctctcaccTCCTGAAGCAGCATCCACCCCCAGTAATAG ACTGGAATTCAGTCTCAGTGCAGCAGCCTGTGACCCAGTGCAGCTGCCTTCTGAAGCCACCTGGAACTCACCTGGAACACCAACAGTGGATGAGCCATGGCCCGGGACAGCTCTGAACTGCAGACAAGACTTGAAAAGCCACACGGTTGCAGGGCAGGTGTCAAAAACAAACTCGATGTGTGATGCAAAACATTCCAGCCTGGAGCATATTGCTGTTGAGAACTGCCTGCTAAGTGATCCTTCAACCTTCTTTGCATGTGAAAGAAACAGCGGCTGTGATGTTTGCTCAGGAAATAAACCAGGCTGCAGTGCttctgcaccaggagctgccacagcctctgAAGATGTGAAAGAATCTGAACTGAACTGTGTTTGCTCTGCTCTTGAGGTACTGGGACTGAATGCTGCTGTCAAGGGGAACTCAGACACTCGTTTAGGTGTTACTGCAGCTCTGGCCAGAGGATGTTGCTCTGATGCAGTGGACTCCAATGGGCTAACTGAGACCAATGGTGCCTTTTCCACTCAtcagggaaagcagctgctgagtggTGCTGCCACAGAAGCTGATGCTGGATGGCTGGCCTCCAGAAGGCATTTACAAAACTCTGAGGAATCCTCCAAAGCATTTCCTGAGAAACCTGAAACCCTTTCAGAAACGGTGGGGGACAAGTCTCACAGAAATCCCCTGAAAAGCAAAGCTAGGCCTGAAGAACACTGTCAGTTCCTCAGGCAGCAAAATATGGAGATCAAAGTAACGTCCACCCCAGTGAAACAAGAAGGCAGGCtaaatccagcagctcctttgaCCTGGAAGATTCTGGAAGGCAGCTACATTGGGAATTGCCGTCACAGAGATGGCTCACAATTCA GCATACTCTTTGAGGTGAaatgtgcagagctgcaggatcccACTGTACTTTTCTGTGTCTGGGTGGTGAAAGACATTTCACAGAGCCAAAAAGAAGCTGTAGCAAAGACTCAGCATTTGCTTGCCAGCCTGGCAAACTCTTCCCAGTCTGTTTCTGATCTTTCTACTAAAAGTCTTGGAGAA GCCATCAGATCAGCTTCACTTTTCAACAATTCCCAAAGAGCTGAAGATCTGGAAGGATTGAGAGCATGTGAGGGAGAATATGCAAAAAATTACAACACTCTCAATCTCATTGGCAAAGGCTCTTTTGGCTTTGTCTGGAGTGCCAGGAGCAAGAAAGATCAGCAGGAG GTTATTGTAAAGTTCATCTGGAAGGAGAGGGTGCTGGAGGACTGCTGGGTGGATGATCCTGACCTGGGAAGGGTCACTCAAGAAATTGCAatcctgcagaagctgcagcaccCCAACATCGTTAAG GTGCTGGatgtatttgaaaatgaatGCTTCTTCCAGTTGGTGATGGAAAAGCATGGATCTGGTCTGGACCTCTTTGCATTTATTGATAATCAGCCCAACTTGGATGAGCCATTAGCAAGTTACATATTCAGACAG CATGGGAGGCACACAGTAATATCCTTCTGGAGAAACCAAAGGACCCTCCAAATGAAGCTGGGATAA
- the PASK gene encoding PAS domain-containing serine/threonine-protein kinase isoform X1 has translation MAYSPSEGALLSSSAGLVLTQLNDSDMLSRSFPWGSKSRRSGLSALCQLGASLPGEKWSSYCLSSLTARNICTSKTGNSWAQWDSASLSASFGSSCSFLHPPAGEESSQHLPAAARHPNQAIFTVDASTTEILVANDQACKLLGCSSQELIGQKLSHLISKSGQEAWEAVGEECLETSQCSTVASGAVVDVIGHLNEKIPVSVWLRQIRNKDTQCCVVVLEPVERLSARVSFTAEGNITSCDLLYAHLHGYPTSEAVIGLHIKDLIPSVQIPPLGKKIPKSLRIQRAAGRCREGTMFPLSLKLEVSHLEEEHAVQKDEIPQAEGSLPGYQYSATVVVFSTISGLITVRSDGIICGIMDSFALMLFGYEKKDLLGKNITFLIPGFYNNMERGSGCSLPSPPLDDPTGTEESSFLAASSAHLLSRDEEQKLEQQHEDDKLIHDENKQKNGTSFFSPLSPPEAASTPSNRLEFSLSAAACDPVQLPSEATWNSPGTPTVDEPWPGTALNCRQDLKSHTVAGQVSKTNSMCDAKHSSLEHIAVENCLLSDPSTFFACERNSGCDVCSGNKPGCSASAPGAATASEDVKESELNCVCSALEVLGLNAAVKGNSDTRLGVTAALARGCCSDAVDSNGLTETNGAFSTHQGKQLLSGAATEADAGWLASRRHLQNSEESSKAFPEKPETLSETVGDKSHRNPLKSKARPEEHCQFLRQQNMEIKVTSTPVKQEGRLNPAAPLTWKILEGSYIGNCRHRDGSQFSILFEVKCAELQDPTVLFCVWVVKDISQSQKEAVAKTQHLLASLANSSQSVSDLSTKSLGEAIRSASLFNNSQRAEDLEGLRACEGEYAKNYNTLNLIGKGSFGFVWSARSKKDQQEVIVKFIWKERVLEDCWVDDPDLGRVTQEIAILQKLQHPNIVKVLDVFENECFFQLVMEKHGSGLDLFAFIDNQPNLDEPLASYIFRQLVSAVGYLHCRNILHRDIKDENIVIAEDFTVKLVDFGSAAYLEPGKLFYTFCGTIEYCSPEVLSGKPYHGPELEMWSLGITLYTLVLGENPFCELEEALAAVLSPPRPVSEGLMDLLAGLLHPVPEQRMTLARLAEAPWLRQPVNLADYTWQEVFASAEPADTSL, from the exons ATGGCTTATAGCCCCTCTGAAGGGGCCCTTCTGTCTTCATCAGCAGGCTTAGTCCTTACTCAGTTGAATGACTCTGATATGCTAAGTAGATCCTTCCCCTGGGGCAGCAAAAGCAGGAGAAGTGGTCTCTCTGCGCTCTGTCAGCTTGGAGCATCGCTGCCTG GGGAGAAGTGGAGCTCTTACTGTTTGTCTTCTCTGACAGCTCGTAACATTTGTACCAGCAAAACTGGTAACTCATGGGCTCAGTGGgattctgcctctctctctgcttcctttggAAGTTCTTGCTCCTTTTTGCACCCCCCAGCTGGGGAGGAATCcagccagcacctcccagctgcCGCACGCCACCCGAACCAAGCCATCTTCACCGTGGATGCCAGCACCACAGAG ATCCTAGTGGCCAATGACCAAGCTTGCAAGTTGCTTGGGTGCAGTAGTCAGGAACTCATTGGTCAAAAGCTGTCCCACTTGATATCCAAATCTGGCCAAGAGGCATGGGAAGCAGTGGGTGAGGAGTGCCTAGAGACTTCTCAATGTTCAACAGTGGCTTCAGGAGCTGTG GTGGATGTTATTGGCCACCTCAATGAGAAGATCCCTGTCTCAGTCTGGCTGAGGCAGATAAGAAACAAGGACACCCAGTGTTGTGTGGTTGTGCTGGAACCAGTGGAGAGACTTTCAGCTCGTGTCTCCTTCACAGCTGAG ggaaacaTTACATCCTGTGATCTCCTTTATGCTCATCTCCATGGCTACCCAACGTCAGAAGCAGTAATTGGACTCCACATAAAGGACCTGATTCCTTCTGTGCAGATCCCTCCTCtaggcaaaaaaatcccaaag AGCCTCAGGATCCAGCGAGCTGCAGGCCGGTGCAGAGAGGGCACCATGTTTCCTCTCAGTTTAAAGCTGGAAGTCAGCCATCTGGAGGAGGAGCACGCAGTGCAGAAAGATGAGATTCCACAGGCAGAAGGCTCTCTCCCAGGCTATCAGTACTCTGCTACAGTTGTGGTTTTCTCCACCATCAGTGGTCTGATCACTGTCCGGTCAGATGGAATCATCTGTGGCATCATGGATAGTTTTGCTTTAATGCTCTTTGGCTATGAGAAGAAAGATCTGTTGGGAAAG AACATTACATTCCTGATCCCTGGTTTCTATAACAACATGGAAAGAGGCAGTGGCTGCTCTTTGCCTTCACCTCCTCTGGATGATCCCACAGGCACAGAAG AAAGCAGCTTCTTGGCTGCATCTTCAGCACACCTTCTGTCAAGAGATGAAGAGCAGAAATTGGAGCAACAACACGAAGATGACAAATTAATACATGATGAGAATAAACAGAAGAATGGGAccagtttcttttctcctctctcaccTCCTGAAGCAGCATCCACCCCCAGTAATAG ACTGGAATTCAGTCTCAGTGCAGCAGCCTGTGACCCAGTGCAGCTGCCTTCTGAAGCCACCTGGAACTCACCTGGAACACCAACAGTGGATGAGCCATGGCCCGGGACAGCTCTGAACTGCAGACAAGACTTGAAAAGCCACACGGTTGCAGGGCAGGTGTCAAAAACAAACTCGATGTGTGATGCAAAACATTCCAGCCTGGAGCATATTGCTGTTGAGAACTGCCTGCTAAGTGATCCTTCAACCTTCTTTGCATGTGAAAGAAACAGCGGCTGTGATGTTTGCTCAGGAAATAAACCAGGCTGCAGTGCttctgcaccaggagctgccacagcctctgAAGATGTGAAAGAATCTGAACTGAACTGTGTTTGCTCTGCTCTTGAGGTACTGGGACTGAATGCTGCTGTCAAGGGGAACTCAGACACTCGTTTAGGTGTTACTGCAGCTCTGGCCAGAGGATGTTGCTCTGATGCAGTGGACTCCAATGGGCTAACTGAGACCAATGGTGCCTTTTCCACTCAtcagggaaagcagctgctgagtggTGCTGCCACAGAAGCTGATGCTGGATGGCTGGCCTCCAGAAGGCATTTACAAAACTCTGAGGAATCCTCCAAAGCATTTCCTGAGAAACCTGAAACCCTTTCAGAAACGGTGGGGGACAAGTCTCACAGAAATCCCCTGAAAAGCAAAGCTAGGCCTGAAGAACACTGTCAGTTCCTCAGGCAGCAAAATATGGAGATCAAAGTAACGTCCACCCCAGTGAAACAAGAAGGCAGGCtaaatccagcagctcctttgaCCTGGAAGATTCTGGAAGGCAGCTACATTGGGAATTGCCGTCACAGAGATGGCTCACAATTCA GCATACTCTTTGAGGTGAaatgtgcagagctgcaggatcccACTGTACTTTTCTGTGTCTGGGTGGTGAAAGACATTTCACAGAGCCAAAAAGAAGCTGTAGCAAAGACTCAGCATTTGCTTGCCAGCCTGGCAAACTCTTCCCAGTCTGTTTCTGATCTTTCTACTAAAAGTCTTGGAGAA GCCATCAGATCAGCTTCACTTTTCAACAATTCCCAAAGAGCTGAAGATCTGGAAGGATTGAGAGCATGTGAGGGAGAATATGCAAAAAATTACAACACTCTCAATCTCATTGGCAAAGGCTCTTTTGGCTTTGTCTGGAGTGCCAGGAGCAAGAAAGATCAGCAGGAG GTTATTGTAAAGTTCATCTGGAAGGAGAGGGTGCTGGAGGACTGCTGGGTGGATGATCCTGACCTGGGAAGGGTCACTCAAGAAATTGCAatcctgcagaagctgcagcaccCCAACATCGTTAAG GTGCTGGatgtatttgaaaatgaatGCTTCTTCCAGTTGGTGATGGAAAAGCATGGATCTGGTCTGGACCTCTTTGCATTTATTGATAATCAGCCCAACTTGGATGAGCCATTAGCAAGTTACATATTCAGACAG CTTGTATCAGCTGTTGGGTATCTCCACTGTAGGAACATCCTTCACAGAGATATCAAGGATGAAAATATTGTCATTGCTGAAGATTTCACAGTTAAATTAGTGGATTTTGGTTCAGCTGCCTACCTGGAAcctgggaaattattttataccTTCTGTGGGACAATTGAATACTGCTCACCGGAAGTGCTCTCTGGCAAACC GTACCATGGCCCTGAGCTGGAGATGTGGTCACTTGGCATCACCCTTTACACGCTGGTGCTTGGGGAGAATCCCTTCTGTGAGCTGGAGGAGGCCTTGGCGGCTGTCCTGAGTCCTCCTCGCCCTGTGTCAGAAG GTCTCATGGATCTGCTGGCCGGGCTCCTGCACCCCGTTCCGGAGCAGCGCATGACCCTcgccaggctggcagaggctCCCTGGCTGCGCCAGCCCGTGAACCTGGCAGATTACACCTGGCAAGAGGTGTTTGCCTCTGCTGAGCCAGCTGACACCTCGCTCTAA
- the MTERF4 gene encoding transcription termination factor 4, mitochondrial, producing the protein MAWRLLLRGAGRALGPGRALPAAPGPGARRGCGELAALRASGFSQEQARRLLALQPRLGPERREAAAAQLLLLGLSAEAALALLERSPALLRLPTERLRERAEELRRLGLDGGRLRRAVSRCPRLFQVPRRRLEAAVRLLRERCLFTVEQLREVLGTCPAVLLEEPRALHQQFQYAYFRMGVRQKEMVKARLFQMPFAELRNRHIFLERRGLYETPHKGQTQTSNPKLKDILQLPEKDFLASLACSTPEEFEVFKKLLAREEEEKEEEEDVDALYTEDDDDLDSDESKTARE; encoded by the exons ATGGCGTGGCGGCTGCTGCTgcgcggcgccgggcgggcgctggggccgggccgggcgctccccgccgcccccgggccgggcgctcgGCGCGGCTGCGGGGAGCTGGCGGCGCTGCGGGCCTCGGGCTTCAGCCAGGAGCAGGCTCGGCGGCTCCTGGCGCTGCAGCCCCGGCTCGGCCCCGAGcgccgggaggcggcggcggcgcagctgctgctgctggggctgagcgcCGAGGCCGCCCTGGCGCTGCTGGAGCGGAGCCCGGCGCTGCTGCGGCTGCCCACGGAGCGGCTCCGGGAGCGCGCCGAGGAGCTGCGGCGCCTGGGGCTGGACGGAG GCCGGCTGCGCCGCGCCGTGAGCCGCTGCCCCCGGCTCTTCCAGGTGCCCCGGAGGAGGCTGGAGGCGGCGGTGCGGCTGCTGCGGGAGCGCTGCCTTTTCACGGTGGAGCAGCTGCGGGAAGTGCTGGGGACCTGCCCCGCCGTCCTGCTGGAGGAGCCGCGCGCCCTCCATCAGCAGTTCCAG TACGCCTACTTCCGAATGGGGGTCCGGCAGAAGGAGATGGTGAAGGCTCGGCTCTTCCAAATGCCCTTTGCCGAGCTCCGGAATCGCCACATCTTCCTGGAGCGCCGGGGGCTCTACGAGACCCCACACAAAGGACAGACCCAAACCAGTAACCCAAAACTGAAGGACATCCTTCAGCTCCCAGAGAAAGATTTCCTGGCCAGCCTGGCCTGCTCTACCCCAGAGGAGTTTGAGGTCTTCAAGAAGCTGCTGGCTcgagaggaggaggagaaggaggaagaggaagatgtaGATGCACTGTACACAGAGGATGATGATGATTTGGACAGTGATGAAAGTAAAACAGCCCGGGAGTGA